TGCCGATGCTTCTTTGTTAGACGCTTCTTTGTTAGACATAATTACTGGCCTTGTATTAGTGCTTATACAAACTATATTAATTTAACTCTGAAGAGAGAATAAATTTAATAGAATTGGTATTTAAATTTAATTGTTTACATTGTACACATTCATTTCTATTTAATTAAGCAAGAAATGATTCATTAGTGGTTACTAAAGCTAAGAACTAAACTCGCAATTCCAAGCAGCTTGGGTATAATGTCTCGATTTTTTTATTTATTAAAATCAAAGTCATTACTTTTACTATTCACTAATAGAGTCCCCGATTTATGGAACAATTTATTACTTTTGCCAGCAATAACGGCTTGTTAAGTGCGGTTTGGGTTGCGATTGTTGTTATGATTATCGTAATAACAATTAAAATTCAGTTATCACCGATTAAACAAATCAGTACACAAGAATTAACCTTTTTAATGAATAGAGAGCAAGGTGTTGCACTTGATATTCGTAAAGAAAAAGAATTTAACACGAGCCATATTTTAGATGCGATAAATTTATCAAACGATAAAATCACTAAAAATGGCTTTGTTAGCCTTGAAAAACACAAAGAAAATCCCATCATAGTTGTATGCAGTGCTGGTCTTGTTGCTTCAAAAGTGGCAATCGATTTACATAAAGCGGGTTTTTCTCGCGTTAGTATATTAAAAGGCGGCATGGGAGCTTGGATAGGCGCAGGCTTACCTTTAACTAAAAAGTAAGTTGAAAATTACCTTTTAAAGTGGCTTGTAAATAATTGAGTTATACAGTTGTGAGTTTCTCTTAGCTGTACTTGATTAATTACTATCAACTCAGAATTATGGAAAAACTATGGCAAAAGTAGAAATTTACACTAAAGCGTACTGTCCTTTTTGTTCTCATGCTATTGCGTTGCTTGAGAAAAAATTAACGACTTACCCATCGCTAGAAGTAGAAGAAATTAGTATTGATGGTGATATGGCATTACGTGAAAAAATGATCGCACGCAGTAAGGGTGCTTATACCGTACCACAAATATTTATTGATGATGTTCATGTCGGTGGTTGTGATCAACTAGTCGCTTTAGACAGAAATAATCAGCTTGATGAATTACTTGCAAATAGCTAGTAACAAATTATCAAAAGCTTAAAACTAAACAAATATTAAATTTATAAAAAATACAGGAAAATTCCCATGAGTGATGAAAATCAAAGCCCAGCAGGCGAAGCAGCACCAGCACAACCACAATTTGCTATTCAACGTGTTTACACTAAAGATGTTTCATTTGAAACACCAAACTCTCCTGCTATCTTTCAAAAAGAATGGAAGCCTGAAATTAAGTTAGATTTAGACACTCGCTCTAATAAATTAGCTGACGATACATATGAAGTTATTTTAGCGGTAACGGTAACGGCAACGGTTGAAGGTCAAACTGCCTTTTTAGCTGAAGTACAGCAAGCGGGTATTTTTACTATTGGTAACTTACCTGAAGCACAATTGGCACATACTATTGGCGCATTTTGTCCAACAACGTTATTTCCATATGCGCGTGAAGCAGTAGCAAGCTTAGTTAACCGTGGTTCATTCCCACAATTTAACTTATCGCCAGTGAACTTCGAAGCATTATTTGCGTCTTATGTACAACAACGTGCAGCTGAAGCAAAAGTTAATGCTCCAGAAAGCGTAGAAACGCATTAGTCTTAGATCGACTTTAGTTCTACAAAGTAATTTTATCACCCTTATATAAAAGGTATTTATGACAGTTTCAGCTAAAATCACAGTGTTAGGTGCGGGCTCTTATGGCACGGCGCTAGCTATTTGTTTGGCTAGAAATGGGCATAAGACACTTTTATGGGGTCGTGATGCTAATCAAGTTAATGACATGGTTAGTGCGCGAGAAAATACTAAGTATTTAGCGGGTTGCCCATTTCCTGATAGCTTACAACCTATTAGTGATTTGGCTGCCGCGGTAAGTGCTAGTGATAATATTTTAGTAGTAGTGCCAAGTCATGCTTTTGGCGATATGCTTAAAAGCATTCAGCCAATGCTGAAGCCAGGTGCAAAAATCGCTTGGGCAACCAAAGGTTTAGATCCTCAGTCGGGTGATCTACTGCAAACTGTAGCGAATCGAATTTTAGGTGATAGTGTTGCTTTAGCAGTACTGTCTGGGCCTACATTCGCTAAAGAAATGGCAATAGGTTTACCAACGGCCATCTCTTTATCTTCTACCGATGAAAACTTCGCGCTAGAATTATCAGACTTATTACATTGTGAAAAATGCTTCCGTGTTTATCCAAATAAAGATTTTATTGGTATTCAATTAGGCGGCGCAGTGAAGAATGTTGTTGCTATTGGCGCAGGTATTGCTGATGGTATTGGCTTTGGGGCAAATGCTCGTACAGCTTTGATTACCCGTGGATTAGCTGAAATGACACGTTTAGGCGCCGCATTAGGTGCAGATCCTGCAACGTTTATGGGGATGGCTGGTTTAGGCGACTTAGTCTTAACTTGTACCGATAATCAATCACGTAATCGTCGTTTTGGTTTAGCGTTAGGACAAGGCGCTTGTGTTGAACAAGCTATGGCTGATATTGGGCAAGTCGTTGAAGGCTATCGCAATACTAAAGAAGTCTTTACCTTAGCTAAGCGCATGAATGTTGAAATGCCTATCGTAGAGCAAGTATATGAAGTGTTGTATCAAGGCAAAGAAGCAAAACTTGCTGCAGCTGACCTATTGTCTCGCGATCAAAAACAAGAATAACCCCACCTTTTTATAACCTTTCCTTTTACTATCGTTATTTCGTTGGTATTTTGACACGGAATCTTTCGAGTTATGCAATAAAGTGATTGAGTTCCTGAATCAAGTTCAGGATTACGAGGCTAGATAGGGTGAAAAGGCTAGGTAACATGACGAAGCCCGGTAGCATGATAGTTTTAGACTAGGATTACACTGCGTTCACAAAGCCTAACTGACGCCATGCATCGTAAACGATGACGGCTGCAGCGTTTGATAAATTCATACTACGGCTTTCTTTTAACATCGGAATTCTAATTTTGTGCTCATCAGGGATTTGTGCACGTACTTCTTCAGGTAAGCCCGCAGTTTCAGAGCCAAATAGTAAGTAATCACCTTCTGTAAAGGTAACATCACCATAAAAATTATCTGTTTTGGTTGTAATCGCAAGTATGCGCTTTGGTTGTTCACGCTCAACAAAATCCTTGAAGCTTTTATGTCGTTGCAGCGCTGCAAACTCATGATAATCAAGTCCTGCACGGCGTAGTTTTTTATCTTCCAAATCAAAACCCAATGGTTCAATTAGGTGTAAACGGAATCCTGAATTAGCACATAAACGAATTATATTGCCAGTATTAGGTGGGATTTGTGGTTGGAAAAGAACAACATCTAACATAATGATTTAATCAAATTGGTATAAGTTTAATAATTCTTGCTATTATAACGACAATCTTTCGATAAAGTCTGTTTTTTAATGTCAGAACAAAAATCACCAAACAATTCACAAAATAACTCACAAAGTAACTTCAGTCATAGTACTGATTATGCGTATTGGGTTCGATTAGCTGCTATTACCGCTTCATCTGTTGCATTAATTTTGGTGATTATCAAGTTATATGCTTGGATCATAAGTGATTCTAGTGCAATGCTTGCGTCGACTACTGATTCCATTTTAGATTTATTTGCCTCAGTAATGAATATTGTTATTCTTCGTTTTGCTTTAGCTCCAGCAGACGAAGAACATAAGTTTGGCCATGGCAAGGCGGAAAGCCTGGCAGGTTTAGTACAAGCGGCTTTTGTTTTAGGCTCAGCTATATTATTAATCTTTAATGGTGTTGAGCGCGTGATGAACCCTCGAGCTATTGTGCAAAGCGATATTGCTATTTGGGTGTCTATTATTGCGATTTTGCTTACGTTATTTTTAGTCGTTTTTCAGCGTTACGTTATTAAGCGCACAGGATCTATTGTGATTAGTGCTGATGCATTACATTATCAATCAGACTTATTATTAAATTTAGGTGTATTGGCTGCCATCTTTTTAAGCCAAGGTATTTGGCTACAAGCGGATGGTGCTTTTACTATCGCGGTTGGTTTATATTTAATTTTTGGTGCAGGACAGATTATTTATCAAAGTGTTTATCAGTTGATGGATCATGAGTTAAACGCTGAAGATTTAGCACAAATTAAAAGTATTATTTTGTCACATGAGCATGCTTTGGGGTTACATGAATTACGAACAAGACAATCAGGTGTTCAGCGTTTTATTCAATTTCATCTAGAGCTAGAAGACAATTTATCGTTATTAGAAGCTCATAGCATTGGTAATGAGATTGAAGCTGAAATTTGCCAAGCACTTGCGCCATGTGAGGTTTTTATTCACCATGATCCAACCTCTGTTGTGCCTGAAGAACTAAAAGTCGAGTCAAGTAATTGATATCCTGAATCAATGTCAGAATAACTGTTTTTATTTGGATGATGAGTCTAAGTTGAGGATGGCGGGTGCCTTTTAAGAAGACCGCGTACTTAGGTGTTTGTTAGCCACATATTTCATCATTCAGTAGGCCGGTTAATACGGGATATATGAATTTCCCCGTCGTCATTTCGTAAGTCACGGAATCTATGAATCTTACTGTCGTCATCTCATAGGTCGCTGAATACGGGATCTATAGCACTAAGCAAAACTAACCTTGCCAGAATAATTCAGCTCTAATACTGTTTAAACCACTCAATTGCTGCAGTTAATGCCTTGTCACGATGAAGATCGCTTTCAAAAAATAGTTCATGATACGCGCCTTCTATTACCAGTGGTTTGCCCTCTGGGCATGAGTATGAATAGTGTTGATGTAATTGCTGACAAAAGTCATGCTGTGCTTCATTTGACACTATCGTATCTTCACCTGCTTGAATAACTAACGTCGGCGTTGTTATTTTATCTATATTATTAAACAGTGTTTCGAGTGCGGTAATTGATTCAGATAACCATTTTACGGTAATGCCGCCAAGTTGCAGTTTAGGCTCTGTTTGATAAAGTTGAATAAATTGTTGAAAACGTAATTCTGAATGCATTAGCGGGTTATCGGTAAATGAAGTTGGATCATCTGCTTTTGGCGTGTAATCTTTTTGTCCTAAAAAATACCAAGGCGTATCAGACACTATTTGATTAATTTGGTTGGTCACTTTAACTAATGATTCAGCGATAACACGAGGAATAGGGCCGCTATTAAAGCCTAACATAGGTGAAGATAATACCGCTGCTTGTATGTTATTTGGATAATCTTGTAAGTATCTGGCAGCAATGGCCCCTCCCATTGAATGCGCTAATAAATAGGGTTTTTGGCTTTCACCATTTACATTACAATAGGGTTTAACGGCTTTTTCAATAAAACTAGCAAAGTCATCAACATAATATTGGAAGTCTTCTACATAGCCTTTATGTGGGTTTTCTAATAAACGTGCCGATATACCTTGGCCACGGTGATCAACGAGAAAAACATTGAAACCGAGATTGAATAAATCAAAGCTTAGCTCTTTATATTTCAAATAACCTTCACTGCGCCCTGAGGAAATAATTAAACATTTTCTATTGGTGTGGTTAGCTGGTTTTACGTCAGTTTCATTATGATTGAATATTGCATAATTAATTCGCTTATCATTAACGCCATTAAAACTTGAAAACTCACCTTGCAGCCAAAATTGCGCAATTTCATTGCTATAACGGGTGCTAAGTTGTGGTTCAGTAGTAAAGTTATTCGCGTTAATTTTTGTCATAAATCCAACGAGTAGTAAGATAATAAGCGTATATTTAAACATAATCATTTGTTCCGACTGTTAATTTACTACCTATGAAACACAATGCTTACGAATAAATCAAATCGGTGATTTGTAATGTTCGTAAGCGTGAGCATTCTTATTTGATGATATTTTTATTCGACACTTTTATTCGATATTGTTGCTAGTAGCCTCTAACGCAGTTAATCGTGCTTCAAGCTCAGCTAACTTAGTACGTGTTTTAATCAACACTTGTGTTTGTATATCAAACTCTTCACGAGTTACTACGTCAAGTTGTGATAATTTACGTTGTAATACGGTTTTTGTTTTGTCTTCAAAATCGCTAGCCATGCTCTTTAAACCAGGAGGAATGGCGTCAGTTACTTGTTTGGCTATTTCTTCAATTTTTTTTGCATTAATCATACTATAGGTCCAAATTCTCGGTTCGAATTATTTATTTGAATTTCTTATCTACTATTTATATAAAATAACGATCCAAATAATTACACAAAATTTCACTTGAACACATTGTAACTGTTTTGCTAACGAGTAAAAACAGGTAAAATTACTGTCCTTAAAATTAATCATTTCTGCAATTATGAAACTTAACCCCGGACAAAACGAAGCCGTAAAATATGTTAGTGGTCCTTGCCTTGTATTGGCTGGCGCTGGCTCAGGTAAAACGGGAGTTATTTGTCAAAAAATTGCTTACTTAATTCAAAAGTGTGATTACAAAGCACGTAATATTGCCGCTGTAACCTTCACCAATAAAGCAGCGCGAGAAATGAAAGAGCGTATTATCAAAATGCTCGGCAAAGAGTCAACTCGCGGCTTAACAGTTTCTACTTTCCATTCGCTTGGGCTCGATATTGTACGTCGAGAAATTAAAACACTAGGCTATAAGCCAGGATTTACACTATTTGACGATCAAGATAGTCTTTCATTATTAAAAGAATTAACGCTAGATGAACTTGATGGTGATAAAGATTTATTGAGCCAATTGCAAAGTAAAATATCTAACTGGAAAAATGATTTATTATTACCTGATGCAGCTTTAAAAATAGCAAATGATGCCAGCTCTCAAGAATTCGCTGAGTTTTATCAGCGGTATCATCAGCATATGAAGGCGTACAATGCGCTTGATTTTGATGATTTAATTCTTATTCCTACACTGTTATTGAAAAACTATCCTGAGGTGCGTGAACGCTGGCGCAGTAAAATTCGTTATCTGTTGGTTGATGAATATCAAGATACTAATGCGAGTCAATATGAATTAGTAAAACTCATTGCAGGTGACCGAGGGCGCTTAACGGTTGTGGGAGATGATGATCAGTCTATTTATTCTTGGCGTGGTGCTAAACCTGAAAACTTAGTTTTACTGGGTAAAGATTTTCCTCAACTTAAGCTGATTAAACTGGAGCAAAATTACCGTTCAAGTGGCCGCATTTTAAAATGTGCCAATATATTAATTGCTAATAATCCTCATGTTTACGATAAAGCGTTATTTAGTGAACTAGCTTATGGGCCTGAACTGCGTGTAGTACAAACTAAAAATGAAGAAGATGAAGTTTCGCGTATTATTGGCGAGCTGATTGGTCATCGGTTTATGAATCGAAGCCGCCATAAAGATTATGCTATTTTATATCGTGGTAATCATCAATCTCGATTATTAGAAAAAGCATTAATGCAAAACCGTATCCCGTATAAAATTAGTGGCGGTACATCGTTTTTCTCCCGTGCTGAAATTAAAGATGTTATGGCGTATTTACGTGTATTGGTTAACCCTGATGATGATAATGCTTTCTTACGTATTGTTAATGTACCGAAGCGAGAGCTTGGTCCTGCGACTTTAGAAAAGTTAGGGAATTACGCTAATATGCGTCAAATAAGCATGTTTGCCGCGAGTTTTGAATTAGGGCTAGAGCAAACATTAACAGGGCGTCCATTAATGAAAATGCAAGCCTTCACACAATGGTTAGTTGATGTGGCTGATCAAACCGAACGCGGTGATACAGCGGCAGTGTTACGGTCAATGATTCGAGAAATCAATTATGAAGATTTTCTCTATGACACCTCTCCTAGTGCGAAAGCAGCTGAAATGCGGATGAAGAATGTCACCGAGCTATTTAGTTGGGTTACGCAAATGCTTGAAGGCTCTGATGATGAAGAACCGATGACTTTGCCACAAATTGTTACTCGCTTAACATTACGCGATATGATGGAGCGTAATGAAGATGAAGATGATAGTGATCAAGTACAATTAATGACCTTGCATGCATCGAAAGGATTAGAGTTTCCTTATGTGTTTTTAATTGGGATGGAAGAGGGGTTATTGCCCCATCAAACCAGTATTGATGAAGGTAGTGTGGAAGAAGAGCGTCGTTTAGCTTACGTAGGTATAACGCGCGCGCAACGCGAGTTAATATTTACTTATGCACGTGAACGTCGTCAATTTGGTGAAGTATCACGCACTGAAGCTAGTCGATTTTTACATGAGTTGCCACAAGATGATTTAAACTGGGAGTTAGGACAAGTGAAGAAAACACAAGTCTATAAAGAACAGTCTAATAAACAGGGGATGGCAAGTTTAAGAGCCCAATTAGCTAAAGGTAAGTAATTGAGCTCGTTCTTTACTTCTTGATAGAGTATATAAAACTAATAGCGGCAGCAGCGGCAGTTATGATAGCAAATAAATTGTTGTCTTGGTTTAACAGTAGAGCCGAGCTAATGCACAAACCTGCTGTTAAGACACTAAAAATTAAGCGCTGATTGTTCGCTTGTTGTTGTTGAGTTATTTGCTCTATTAATTGCATTTGTTGCGACTGACTCTCTTTGCCTGCTTTTAAATAATCATAAATAAGATCAGGCATTTCGGGTAGTTTTTCATTCCAAAAAGGTATGTTGTCTTTTATCTTTGTAAAGACGGCTTTAACACCCATTTGTTCTTTTACCCAGTTCTCTAAAAACGGCTTAGCTGTTTGCCATAAATCTAATTGTGGATAAAGCTGTCTACCTAATCCTTCAATATAAAGTAAGGTCTTTTGTAATAAGACTAATTGAGGTTGCACTTCCATATTGAAGCGACGTGCGGTGTTAAATAAATTGACTAGTACCTGACCAAATGAAATTTCAGATAAAGGTTTGTTAAATATAGGTTCACATACTGCACGAATTGCAAATTCAAATTCATCAACACTCGTGTTAGCCGGTACCCAGCCAGAATCAACATGCAGTTGTGCCACTTTACGATAATCTCTATTGAAAAAGGCAACGAAATTCTCTGCTAAGTAACGTTTATCTTCTCGGTTTAATGTACCTACAATACCGCAATCTATAGCAATCCAAGTAGGATCTGTTGGGTTGTTCGCATTAACAAAAACATTACCTGGGTGCATATCTGCGTGGAAGAAACTATCTCTAAAAACTTGTGTAAAAAATACTTCTACGCCGCGTTCAGCAAGTAGTTTCATGTCAACATTTAGGTCGTTTAATTTGTTGATCTCTCCTACACCAATCCCGTAAATACGCTCCATCACAAGAATGTTCTTGTGGCTGTATTCACCGTAGATTTCAGGAACATAGAGCACGTTGTCGTAACTACGCCCTTGTTCAAAGTTATGTTTTAATTGAATAGCGTTCGCAGCTTCTCGGTTAAGATCTAGCTCATCTAAAATGGTTTTTTTATATTCAGCAACCACTTCAACCGGTCGTAAGCGTTTGCCGTCTGGTAACCATCGAGCGACAATGGCAGCAATACGCGACATCACTTTTATATCAGCTAGAATAGTCTCGCCTATATTGGGACGAAGTACTTTAATAACGATATGTTGTTCTTTATCATCGTCAATTAAGGTTGCGGTATGTACTTGAGCGATAGAAGCAGAGGCAAGCGGTGTAACCTCAAAAGCACTAAAATATTGTTCAAATATTTCAATGCCCATGGCTTCAATAATTATTTTCTTTGCCAGCTCACCGTCGAAAGGTGTTACTTTATCTTGCAATAAAGCTAATTCATCGGCGAAGTCAGGTGGTAATAAGTCACGACGAGTAGAGAGCATTTGTCCAAATTTAATAAAGACAGGGCCTAGCTCTTCAATTGCTAGGCGGAAACGTTGAGCAACAGTTTTATTTTTGTGTTTGTTTTGTAACCAAAATAAAGATAAACGCCCAAGTTTTGCGTACCACGGTAACATTTTCTTGGGTACCATCTCGTCCAAACCATAATGTAAAAATGTTTTAACAATGCGGTATAGTCGTTTATTACTCACGTGTTTGAATATCCTTTGGTTAATGCATCAAGTCGCGTTGATATGTTGTCAGCGTGATTATTCACTTGGCTAACCTGTTGATTAAACGCTTCAAGTTCGCTGCGAGTTACTACTAAGCGTTGTTCGTGTACTAGATACTCGCTAGCATCTGCTTTAATTTGTTTACTCGCAAATTGTAATTTTCCTGCAACACGCTTACCTAGTTGCATTAACTTGTGTGTTGGTACATCACCAATATGCTTTGCTAATTCACTTTGCCAATCAATATTTAGAGTCTCTGCCAAATGCATGAATTGCTGTGCAACTTTGATATCCCCGGTTAAATCGAGCTTATTTTGTTTAATTAATTCAGTTAATTGTTGTTCGGCTTTTAATGCTTGTATGGTTTTTATGCTCGTTTTTACCGTGCAATCGACACCTTCTGTTAGTCCCGACACAATTATTTTGTTGGCATTAACGGTTAAACTAACTGGAAATTTTAATTCAGATAAAAAAATTGAGAGTGTTTTTTGTTCTAGTTTTTTTAAATCAATCTTCTCAGTATTTAATGACAATACTTTGTTAATTAATAGCTCTATTGACGAAGTTAATACTTGCTGCAACATGAAAGTAACCCTGTATTTACGGTTAATAATACCTGATTAAAATTTATAACCTTTGTGTAAAGCGACAACACCACCGGTTAAGTTTTTAAAACTCGTTTGCTCAAAACCTGCATTGTCCATCATACTTTTTAATGTTTCTTGATTAGGATGCATACGAATTGATTCAGCAAGATATTGGTAACTATCACCGTCTTTCGCTACTAACTCGCCCATTTTTGGTAAAATGTTGAATGAATAAAAGTCATAA
The sequence above is a segment of the Colwellia sp. 20A7 genome. Coding sequences within it:
- the grxC gene encoding glutaredoxin 3; the protein is MAKVEIYTKAYCPFCSHAIALLEKKLTTYPSLEVEEISIDGDMALREKMIARSKGAYTVPQIFIDDVHVGGCDQLVALDRNNQLDELLANS
- the ubiB gene encoding ubiquinone biosynthesis regulatory protein kinase UbiB, with amino-acid sequence MSNKRLYRIVKTFLHYGLDEMVPKKMLPWYAKLGRLSLFWLQNKHKNKTVAQRFRLAIEELGPVFIKFGQMLSTRRDLLPPDFADELALLQDKVTPFDGELAKKIIIEAMGIEIFEQYFSAFEVTPLASASIAQVHTATLIDDDKEQHIVIKVLRPNIGETILADIKVMSRIAAIVARWLPDGKRLRPVEVVAEYKKTILDELDLNREAANAIQLKHNFEQGRSYDNVLYVPEIYGEYSHKNILVMERIYGIGVGEINKLNDLNVDMKLLAERGVEVFFTQVFRDSFFHADMHPGNVFVNANNPTDPTWIAIDCGIVGTLNREDKRYLAENFVAFFNRDYRKVAQLHVDSGWVPANTSVDEFEFAIRAVCEPIFNKPLSEISFGQVLVNLFNTARRFNMEVQPQLVLLQKTLLYIEGLGRQLYPQLDLWQTAKPFLENWVKEQMGVKAVFTKIKDNIPFWNEKLPEMPDLIYDYLKAGKESQSQQMQLIEQITQQQQANNQRLIFSVLTAGLCISSALLLNQDNNLFAIITAAAAAISFIYSIKK
- the rep gene encoding DNA helicase Rep — translated: MKLNPGQNEAVKYVSGPCLVLAGAGSGKTGVICQKIAYLIQKCDYKARNIAAVTFTNKAAREMKERIIKMLGKESTRGLTVSTFHSLGLDIVRREIKTLGYKPGFTLFDDQDSLSLLKELTLDELDGDKDLLSQLQSKISNWKNDLLLPDAALKIANDASSQEFAEFYQRYHQHMKAYNALDFDDLILIPTLLLKNYPEVRERWRSKIRYLLVDEYQDTNASQYELVKLIAGDRGRLTVVGDDDQSIYSWRGAKPENLVLLGKDFPQLKLIKLEQNYRSSGRILKCANILIANNPHVYDKALFSELAYGPELRVVQTKNEEDEVSRIIGELIGHRFMNRSRHKDYAILYRGNHQSRLLEKALMQNRIPYKISGGTSFFSRAEIKDVMAYLRVLVNPDDDNAFLRIVNVPKRELGPATLEKLGNYANMRQISMFAASFELGLEQTLTGRPLMKMQAFTQWLVDVADQTERGDTAAVLRSMIREINYEDFLYDTSPSAKAAEMRMKNVTELFSWVTQMLEGSDDEEPMTLPQIVTRLTLRDMMERNEDEDDSDQVQLMTLHASKGLEFPYVFLIGMEEGLLPHQTSIDEGSVEEERRLAYVGITRAQRELIFTYARERRQFGEVSRTEASRFLHELPQDDLNWELGQVKKTQVYKEQSNKQGMASLRAQLAKGK
- a CDS encoding cation diffusion facilitator family transporter → MSEQKSPNNSQNNSQSNFSHSTDYAYWVRLAAITASSVALILVIIKLYAWIISDSSAMLASTTDSILDLFASVMNIVILRFALAPADEEHKFGHGKAESLAGLVQAAFVLGSAILLIFNGVERVMNPRAIVQSDIAIWVSIIAILLTLFLVVFQRYVIKRTGSIVISADALHYQSDLLLNLGVLAAIFLSQGIWLQADGAFTIAVGLYLIFGAGQIIYQSVYQLMDHELNAEDLAQIKSIILSHEHALGLHELRTRQSGVQRFIQFHLELEDNLSLLEAHSIGNEIEAEICQALAPCEVFIHHDPTSVVPEELKVESSN
- the secB gene encoding protein-export chaperone SecB, which translates into the protein MSDENQSPAGEAAPAQPQFAIQRVYTKDVSFETPNSPAIFQKEWKPEIKLDLDTRSNKLADDTYEVILAVTVTATVEGQTAFLAEVQQAGIFTIGNLPEAQLAHTIGAFCPTTLFPYAREAVASLVNRGSFPQFNLSPVNFEALFASYVQQRAAEAKVNAPESVETH
- a CDS encoding alpha/beta fold hydrolase; this translates as MFKYTLIILLLVGFMTKINANNFTTEPQLSTRYSNEIAQFWLQGEFSSFNGVNDKRINYAIFNHNETDVKPANHTNRKCLIISSGRSEGYLKYKELSFDLFNLGFNVFLVDHRGQGISARLLENPHKGYVEDFQYYVDDFASFIEKAVKPYCNVNGESQKPYLLAHSMGGAIAARYLQDYPNNIQAAVLSSPMLGFNSGPIPRVIAESLVKVTNQINQIVSDTPWYFLGQKDYTPKADDPTSFTDNPLMHSELRFQQFIQLYQTEPKLQLGGITVKWLSESITALETLFNNIDKITTPTLVIQAGEDTIVSNEAQHDFCQQLHQHYSYSCPEGKPLVIEGAYHELFFESDLHRDKALTAAIEWFKQY
- a CDS encoding rhodanese-like domain-containing protein, whose protein sequence is MEQFITFASNNGLLSAVWVAIVVMIIVITIKIQLSPIKQISTQELTFLMNREQGVALDIRKEKEFNTSHILDAINLSNDKITKNGFVSLEKHKENPIIVVCSAGLVASKVAIDLHKAGFSRVSILKGGMGAWIGAGLPLTKK
- the gpsA gene encoding NAD(P)H-dependent glycerol-3-phosphate dehydrogenase, with translation MTVSAKITVLGAGSYGTALAICLARNGHKTLLWGRDANQVNDMVSARENTKYLAGCPFPDSLQPISDLAAAVSASDNILVVVPSHAFGDMLKSIQPMLKPGAKIAWATKGLDPQSGDLLQTVANRILGDSVALAVLSGPTFAKEMAIGLPTAISLSSTDENFALELSDLLHCEKCFRVYPNKDFIGIQLGGAVKNVVAIGAGIADGIGFGANARTALITRGLAEMTRLGAALGADPATFMGMAGLGDLVLTCTDNQSRNRRFGLALGQGACVEQAMADIGQVVEGYRNTKEVFTLAKRMNVEMPIVEQVYEVLYQGKEAKLAAADLLSRDQKQE
- a CDS encoding ubiquinone biosynthesis accessory factor UbiJ gives rise to the protein MLQQVLTSSIELLINKVLSLNTEKIDLKKLEQKTLSIFLSELKFPVSLTVNANKIIVSGLTEGVDCTVKTSIKTIQALKAEQQLTELIKQNKLDLTGDIKVAQQFMHLAETLNIDWQSELAKHIGDVPTHKLMQLGKRVAGKLQFASKQIKADASEYLVHEQRLVVTRSELEAFNQQVSQVNNHADNISTRLDALTKGYSNT
- the trmL gene encoding tRNA (uridine(34)/cytosine(34)/5-carboxymethylaminomethyluridine(34)-2'-O)-methyltransferase TrmL, giving the protein MLDVVLFQPQIPPNTGNIIRLCANSGFRLHLIEPLGFDLEDKKLRRAGLDYHEFAALQRHKSFKDFVEREQPKRILAITTKTDNFYGDVTFTEGDYLLFGSETAGLPEEVRAQIPDEHKIRIPMLKESRSMNLSNAAAVIVYDAWRQLGFVNAV
- the ubiK gene encoding ubiquinone biosynthesis accessory factor UbiK; the encoded protein is MINAKKIEEIAKQVTDAIPPGLKSMASDFEDKTKTVLQRKLSQLDVVTREEFDIQTQVLIKTRTKLAELEARLTALEATSNNIE